The Alphaproteobacteria bacterium genome segment ATCGCTGACCGTTGCCGCGCCGTCGGTAAGGACCGGCACTTTTTCCTGGCCGGAAAACGCAATGGTCTCCTTGTCGGTGAAGTTGACCGCCACGTAGTCCGCGGCAAGGCCCTTATGCGCCAACGCCATGCGGACGCGCCAGCAATACGGGCTAAACCGGCGGTCGTCTTTTCCAGTGAGTTCGTAAAGGGTTCGGGACATGGGGTCCTTGGTTCAGAATCGAGTCGCCACCGCCGGGGTTGCCGCGTTAGCCTTCATGAAAGCTGCGGCAGCCAAGAACATACTAGGACTGCCCACGCGTTACCGAAAGGAACCGATATGGCCACCGTTGAAATTTTCAGCGCCGAGGTATGTCCCTACGCACACCGGACCCGACTCGTCCTCATGCACAAAAACGTCGACTTCTCACTGACTGAAATCGACCTGAAGAACAAACCGGCCTGGTTCAAGGACGTTTCGCCCTACGGCAAGGTTCCGTCGATCCGGCACGACGGGCGCATCGTCTACGAATCGGCCATCGTCAACGAATACCTCGACGAAGTGTTCCCTGCGCCGGCGCTGATGCCCGCGACGCCGCATGGACGCGCCATGGCAAGGGTGTGGATCGACTATGGCAACACCCGCTTCAACGTCGCGTCCTACCAACTCGTTCGTGAGACCGATCCTGCGGCACAGGGCGCGCTCCGCGACGATCTCGATGCTTGCCTTTTGTTCATGGAAGAGGGCATGCGCAAACTAGGGCCGGGCCCCTATTGGTTCGGCGCAGACCCGAGTCTTGTTGATTTCAGCTACTACCCGTTCTTCGAGCGCTTTTGCAATGTCGAGCACTACCGCAACTATGCGATCCCCGCGGAATGCACACGTATCCGCGCCTGGATCGCAACCATGAAAGACCTGCCGATCGTGCGCGAGATCGCCAATCCGCCCGAGTTCTATATTGAACGCGCAAAGGCCTATGCGGCACCGGACAAACAGGCGGCGGAATAGCTGGCACCGACGCACGAACGGCCCCGGTTTTTGGGGCCGCTCGCTTCTTACGGAGAGGTAGGGATGGGGCCCCGGGGAGAATTGACCCGGCCGCGAAACCGATACCAGGTCTGGGGGAACGCTAGCCTGATATCTGCGACCGGGTCAGGAGGGCCGACGCCTTGCAATATTGCGGTGCATTGGGGCGCTTGAAGGGCTGAATCTAGGCGATTTTGTGATTTCTCCGATTCCGGTGTTTCGCGCAATGCGCGGATATCGCAGCGTTGGCGTTGCCCCGGTCGACGCGACGGGCCTATCATTGCCGCAAGGGAGGGCCCCAGTTGGGGTCGGCCACAGTCCGGGGGACACCGCGACGATGCGCCAATTGCCGACGAGATCTTTCACCGTCCAGGGCCACCGCTGATGGCGGAGGTTTTGCCGATCCAGCAAAGCGGCACGACCCAAAGCCGCGGACGTTTACCTCTCCCGATCTTTTTCGATCGCACCGAACTCAACCAAATCCTGTCCGTCTATAGCCGCCGCGTCATTGCTGGCGAATGGTGCGACTACGCGCTCAACGACGGCCGCGACGAAGCGATGTTCGCGATCTACCGCAAGCGCTCTAGGGTCCCGGTCTTCCGCGTCGTCAAGCGCCGCTCGGGCAAGGCGCGCTTCGCCGTCCTGGACTCCGGCGGGCAGGTCTTGCGGATGAGCCCGGACCTGACGACGGTGTTAGGCGTCTTGAAGAAAGCGCGCGGCCTGCGGTTGGTTTGAACCGCCGCGTTGATCTGACGCAGCGGCAGCGCCGCCGCGATCGGTCATGCTCGGCACCTGCCGTCGGGTTCAAGCAATGGAACTTTTTCTCCCCCTCTTCGTGATTTTGATCGTGGCCCGGCTCCTGGGCGAACTAAGCCTGCGCTTCGGTCAGGCGCAACTCCTGGGCGAGGTCGGCGCGGGCGTCCTCATCGCGCTCCTCACGCCGGTCCTTGCCCCGTACTTCCCCTTCCTGGGCGAGTTGGTCGATAGCGTCCCGGTCCATCTCGTCGCCGAATTCGGCATTTTCTTTCTCCTGCTGTTGGTCGGTGTGGAGATGCAGCCGGGAGAGATGCGGCGCGCGTCGAAATCCTCGTTCCTCGTCGCCCTGGGTGGCGTGGCCGTACCGCTGGTTGCCGGGGTCGTCCTGGGCTACGCCTTCCTTCCCGACACTGCCGCGCGGCCAGCCCAGGCGTTCTTTATCGGCGTCGCACTCTCGATCACGGCGGTTGCGGTCGCCGCGCGGGTGTTGACCGACCTTGGCCTCATTCATCACCGGGTCGGGCGAACCGTCATCGCCGCCGCGGTGTACGACGACATCTTTGGGTTGGTCCTTCTGGCCATTCTTACAGGCGTCATCTCGACCGGCCATCTCCCGCCGGCGACCGAGTTGATCTGGCTATTGGCCAAGGTCGCTATCTTCTTCGCCGTGACCGTGGGGATTAGCCGGTTCCTCTACCCATGGGTCACCCGGGTGCTGGGCGCCGCGCAATCGCGCGCCGCGGCCTTTACGACGCTATTGGTCGTTGCCTTTGCCTTCGCGGTCTTTGCGGAATTAATGGGGATGCACTTCATCATGGGGGCCTTTGTCGCGGGATTGTTCTTCGAGCCCCGGCTTGTCGGCGATGTGGTTTACCACGACATCAAGGACGGCGTCGGCGTCTTCACCGCAGGCTTGCTCGCCCCGGTCTTCTTCGCGTCGATCGGACTACGTCTCGATCTCGCGGCGCTCTGGAGTGTGCCGGGTTTTCTAGCGATCCTGATCCTGACGGCGATCTTGGGCAAATTGATCGGGGCCGGCAGTGCCGCGCGGTTGTCGGGGTTAGGCGTTAGCGAATCGGCGGCCGTGGGCCTCGGCATGTCAGGTCGCGGCGCGGTCGATTTCATCGTCGCCAGTATCGCGCTCCAGGCCGGCCTGTTCGTTCAAGGGGCGCACGACCCCCATGTCGCGACGCTGTTTTCAGCGTTGGTCATCACCTCGATCGTCGCGACCGCGGTGACACCGCCTGTGCTCCGCAGCGTCGCACGCAAACTGCCGCGGACTGGCGGCGACTAGGCAAAAAGAAAGCCCGGCGCGATGGCCGGGCTTTTCCGAACGGTGTCTGGGTCGCCGGCTATTCGCGGTTGCCCAGTAAGTGCATCAGCATGATGAACAGATTGAGGAAGTTGAGGTACAGGTTGAGCGCACCCATGATCGTCGACTTGGCCATCAACTCGCCATTCTGACTGACGGCATCGTAGGTGTTCTTGATCCGCTGGGTGTCGTAGGCGGTCAATCCGGTAAACACCAGCACGCCGATCACCGAAATCACGAACTGCATCATCGTGCTGCCGATGAACATGTTGACGACGCTGGCGATGATGATGCCGATCAGCCCCATGAACAGGAACGAGCCGAATTTGGTCAGATCGCGCTTCGTTGTGTAGCCGAACAGACTCATCGCCCCGAACAACCCGGCGGTGATGAAGAACACGCGCGCGACGCTTTCACCGGTAAACGTCATGAAGATGTTGGAAAGCGATACGCCGAACACCACGGTTACCGCCCAGAACAAGAGCTGGAGGGTCGAGGACTTCATCCGGTTGATGCCAAAGCTCATGGCCAGAATGAAGATCAGCGGCGAAATGACGGCGACCCACCCCAACAAAGTCGGGCCGGCGATTCCGTCCTGGACCCGGTAGAAAACGTCCCGCAGAGCGGTATTGGCCACGATCCAGGCGGTGATGCCCGTAACCGCCGTGCCGACGGCCATGTAGTTGTAGACCCGCAGCATGTAGGCGCGCAGGCCCTCGTCGATGGCGGCGGTCTGCGTAGTCGCGCCGAGACGAATGTTGGATTCAGCCATAAGTTTCCCCGGATTCGAGTGGGTTGTGCGAATTGGTCGCATTTAATATGGCAGGCGCAGGCGTGTTTTCAAGGCAAACCGGCGTTCTTAGCCAGCATCTAACGAAAATATTATTCCCGGCGCTATTCGGTCCGCAGCACTGGCGCCGGGCGCTGCGACAGGGCAAACCACGTCCCGGCGTATCCCAGGGCGGTGACGATGGCGATCCCTGCCAGCGCCGTGCCGCCGGTCGCGCCCGGCAGGAACAGCCAGTCCGCCTGCATGACTTGGGTGATGACCAGCCATGCCGCCAACGTTCCCAATAGGGTCGCGACGGTAGCGGTGATGGCGCCCAGGATCAGGAACTCCACGACATAGGCTTTCAGCACGTCGCGCCTGGTCGCGCCCAGAACCTTGAGGATAACCGCATCGTAGACCCGGCGGCGATGACCCGCGGCCACGGCGCCGACCAGGACCAGAATGCCCGCAACGATCGTGATCGCGGCCGTGCCGTTGGCGGCGGTGGCGATCCGGCCAAGCAACGCCGAGGCGGTCTCGATCACGTCGCGGACCCGCACCGTGGAGACGTTGGGAAAGGCGGCTGTGACCCGCGCATAGGCGGCGTCTTCTTGGGCCGGTTCGAACGCCGCCGTCGCCAGGTGGGTTTGCGGCGCGGCTTCTAGGGTGCCCGGTGCAAAGATGACGATGTAGTTGATGCCGAAGTCCGACCAGTCGATCTCCCGGGTCGAGGCGATCTCCGCAGTGATGTCGCGCCCCAGGATATTGAACGTCAAGGTATCGCCGATCTTCAACCCGAGTCCGCGAACGATGTCGCTCTCCACCGAAACTCGCGGCGGCCCGGCGTAATCGCGCGGCCACCAAGCGCCGTCGACGATCTGCGCCCGGGGCGGCGGATCGGCCGCATAGGTCGCACCCAACTCGGCCCGCTTGACCCACCCCATCTCAGCCGGGAGGTCGGCAGCGTCGAGGGACGTGCCGTTGATCCGGACCAACCGGGTGCGCAGGTTGGGGACGCGCTCCATGTCGACAAAACCGGGCGTCTCGCGGACCGCCGCCTCGAAGGCATCGGCTTGTTGCGATTGGATATCGATGAAAAAGAACGACGGTGCGACCGCCGGGATTCGGCTGTCGACCTGTTGGGCGATGTTGCCTTGGACCAGCGCCGTGGTCACCAGGACGGTCAGCCCGACCCCCAGCGCCACGACAATACTCGCGGTCGGTGCGCCGGGCCGCACAATGTTGGCCAGCGCAAGACGCAATGTTGCGGTGCGGGCGCGGGGCAATCGCCGGACCAGCGCGACGATCCCGGTCGCCGCGAGGCGAAACCCAACCAGCGCGATTGCGATGCCGAGAACCATCCAACGGGCGATATTCGGCTGGCCTGTGCCGAACACCGCAAGCACGCCGAGTCCGATCGCGGCGAGTCCGGTCAAAGCGACGTAGCCGGCGCGGGGCCAGCGGCGCGCGGCGCTCACGGTGTCGCGGAACAGCGCCGCCGGCGCGATATCGCGGGCCTGAGCCAGCGGCCAAACCGAAAAGGCCAGCGCGGTCAGGACGCCAAATCCCGCCGCGAGACCGAGCGCCGCCGGATAGATCCCGGGCGCGGTCGGCACCGGCAGGGCGTCAGCAAAAAGCGCCAGTCCGACGAACGGCGACAACACGCCGAGGGCCAGACCGATCGCAATGCCCAGCGCCGACAACAGACCGACCTGGATCATGTACGTCAGAAAAATCAAATTGCCGCGCGCGCCGAGACATTTGAGCGTGGCTATCGTTGCGGTCTTGCCGCCAAGATACGCTTGTACCGCAATCCCAACGCCGATCCCGCCCACGGTGAGGGCGGTGACACCGGCCAGGGTCAGGAAAACTGCAAGGCGATCGACAAAGCGGCGGATCGACGGTTGGGCATCGGTCGCGTTGCGCACCCGCCATAGCGCGTCAGGGAAGGCGGCGTTGAGCGATTCGGTGAAGGCGCGGTAGTCGGTCCCCGGTGCCACGCTAACCCGGTGTTTGAAGCGCACCAGACTACCTTCGCGCTGCAAGCCGGCGGCCGCGTATCCGGGGTCGTTCATCATGACGCGCGGCCCCAAACTGAACGCATTGGCGACACGGTCGGGTTCGTCGGCGATCACGGCGCGCAACTCGTAGATAGCATCGCCGATGGCGATTCGCGCGCCGAGGTCGACTCCGATTCGGCTCAGCAACTCCGGCTCGGCGACGATGCCAAAGACGCCGTCGCGCGCAGCTAGTGCGCTGTCGAGATCGCCGCCGCCGACCAACGTAATGGCGCCGTAGAGTGGATAAGGGCCCGAGATCGCCTTGAGTTCGACAATGGTGCGCTGTGCGGCCTCGCCCGTGCCGCGCGCCATGGCGCGCATCTCGCGCGACAGCGACACCGCGACCGTATTGTCGGCCAACCACTGGACGGCTTCGGGAGGAATATCCTGGGCGGTCTGGCTGATCTCAAGATCGCCGCCGAGGATGGCACGGGCGTTCTGCTCTAAACCGTCGACGATGCTTGCCGACAGCGATCCCACAGCGGCGATGGCGAAGACCCCAAGGGCGAGACAGGCTAGGAAAACGCGGAAGCCCCGCAGGCCGTTACGGGTTTCGCGCAGCGCTAGGCGCGCTGCAAGGACGACGTCGCGGCCGATTGCCATGGCTTACTGGGCCGCCAGCGCGGCCGGTTGCGGCATCAGGAGCCCATCGGCCATCCGCAGGACGCGGTCGCAGCGGGACGCAAGGCGTTCCTCGTGGGTGATCAGCAGCAGCGCCGTGTTGCGCCCGGCGCGAATCGCGAATAGCGAGTCGATGATGGCGCGGCCGGTCTCCCCGTCGAGATTCCCGGTCGGTTCGTCCGCGAGGATCAAGTCGGGTTCGCCGACGAACGCACGCGCGAGGGCGACGCGCTGCTGTTCGCCGCCGGACAGTTGTGCCGGGTAGTGCTCGGTACGGCTGCCGAGCCCGACCGCGTCGAGCGCGTCTTTCGCCCGGGCGAAGGCGTCGCGCGCGCCGGCTAGCTCCAGCGGCATGGCGACGTTTTCCAATGCCGTCATGGTCGGAATCAAGTGGAAGGACTGGAACACAATCCCCACATGTTCCCGGCGAACCAAAGCGAGCCCATCCTCGTCAAGCGCGGTGAAGTCGTGCCCGGCGACCGTTACCTCTCCCCCCGTCGGTTTCTCCAGGCCCGCGATGATCGACATCATGGACGACTTGCCCGACCCCGACGGACCGACGATGCCGACCGCTTCGCCGGCATGCAGCGTGAAGTCCACGCCGCGTAGAATCTCTACCGGCCCCGCGGCGCTGCTCAACGTCAATGTGACGTTGCGCAATCGGACGAGGTCTTTACGGGGTAGATCGGGGGTGGCAGGGTCGGCGTTCATGACAGTGCCGCTTTCTTGCCGTGGGGCAACGAGGAAAAACAAACGCCGCGGGGATGCGGCGTGAGCATTGAATATCGGTCTATTCGCCGCCTTTTCAACCGTCTTGGCGCGGTTCTCGCGGTCACATTGGTGTTGGTCCTGGGCGGAGGGCTCGCCGCCAAGGCGGGGCAAACCGTCATCACGGTTCTGGGCGACAGCCTCGTTGCCGGATTTGGTCTGTCGTCGGACCAGGCATTTCCCGCCCGGCTGGAAGCCGCGCTCCGCGCCGAAGGCGCCGATGTCCGGGTGATCAACGCCGGGGTGTCGGGCGATACCTCCGCCGGTGGACTGGCACGGCTCGACTGGCTGCTGGGCGACAATCCCGACATCGTCGTCGTCGAACTCGGCAGCAACGATTCCCTTCGCGGTCTGGAACCGGCGGCGACCTTCGCCAATTTGGATGGGATCGTGACACGCCTGCGGGATCGCAACATAACCGTCATGATTGCCGGTATGATGGCACCACGAAACTTGGGGCGTGAATACGTGGCCGAATTCGACGCGATCTATCCGCGCCTCGCCGAAAAACACGACGTCATGCTGTATCCGTTCTTTCTCGACGGCGTCGCCCTTAATCCGTCGCTCAATCAAAACGACCTCATCCACCCCAACGAAGAAGGCGTCGAGATCATCGTGCGTCGCATTCTTCCCGCGGTGCGCGACCTCATCGGTCGTCACCGCGCCACGTCGAACTAACGGTGTTGTCGCCATGTACAGATTGTTCGCCGGACTCCCTGTCCCGGAACCGGTTGTTCAGCAACTCGTCAGCCTGAGCGGTGGAGTTCCCGGCGCCCGGTGGCAGCGGCCCGATCAAATCCACCTGACGCTGCGG includes the following:
- a CDS encoding glutathione S-transferase family protein translates to MATVEIFSAEVCPYAHRTRLVLMHKNVDFSLTEIDLKNKPAWFKDVSPYGKVPSIRHDGRIVYESAIVNEYLDEVFPAPALMPATPHGRAMARVWIDYGNTRFNVASYQLVRETDPAAQGALRDDLDACLLFMEEGMRKLGPGPYWFGADPSLVDFSYYPFFERFCNVEHYRNYAIPAECTRIRAWIATMKDLPIVREIANPPEFYIERAKAYAAPDKQAAE
- a CDS encoding DUF2794 domain-containing protein, with translation MAEVLPIQQSGTTQSRGRLPLPIFFDRTELNQILSVYSRRVIAGEWCDYALNDGRDEAMFAIYRKRSRVPVFRVVKRRSGKARFAVLDSGGQVLRMSPDLTTVLGVLKKARGLRLV
- a CDS encoding cation:proton antiporter, which codes for MELFLPLFVILIVARLLGELSLRFGQAQLLGEVGAGVLIALLTPVLAPYFPFLGELVDSVPVHLVAEFGIFFLLLLVGVEMQPGEMRRASKSSFLVALGGVAVPLVAGVVLGYAFLPDTAARPAQAFFIGVALSITAVAVAARVLTDLGLIHHRVGRTVIAAAVYDDIFGLVLLAILTGVISTGHLPPATELIWLLAKVAIFFAVTVGISRFLYPWVTRVLGAAQSRAAAFTTLLVVAFAFAVFAELMGMHFIMGAFVAGLFFEPRLVGDVVYHDIKDGVGVFTAGLLAPVFFASIGLRLDLAALWSVPGFLAILILTAILGKLIGAGSAARLSGLGVSESAAVGLGMSGRGAVDFIVASIALQAGLFVQGAHDPHVATLFSALVITSIVATAVTPPVLRSVARKLPRTGGD
- a CDS encoding Bax inhibitor-1/YccA family protein — its product is MAESNIRLGATTQTAAIDEGLRAYMLRVYNYMAVGTAVTGITAWIVANTALRDVFYRVQDGIAGPTLLGWVAVISPLIFILAMSFGINRMKSSTLQLLFWAVTVVFGVSLSNIFMTFTGESVARVFFITAGLFGAMSLFGYTTKRDLTKFGSFLFMGLIGIIIASVVNMFIGSTMMQFVISVIGVLVFTGLTAYDTQRIKNTYDAVSQNGELMAKSTIMGALNLYLNFLNLFIMLMHLLGNRE
- a CDS encoding FtsX-like permease family protein; protein product: MAIGRDVVLAARLALRETRNGLRGFRVFLACLALGVFAIAAVGSLSASIVDGLEQNARAILGGDLEISQTAQDIPPEAVQWLADNTVAVSLSREMRAMARGTGEAAQRTIVELKAISGPYPLYGAITLVGGGDLDSALAARDGVFGIVAEPELLSRIGVDLGARIAIGDAIYELRAVIADEPDRVANAFSLGPRVMMNDPGYAAAGLQREGSLVRFKHRVSVAPGTDYRAFTESLNAAFPDALWRVRNATDAQPSIRRFVDRLAVFLTLAGVTALTVGGIGVGIAVQAYLGGKTATIATLKCLGARGNLIFLTYMIQVGLLSALGIAIGLALGVLSPFVGLALFADALPVPTAPGIYPAALGLAAGFGVLTALAFSVWPLAQARDIAPAALFRDTVSAARRWPRAGYVALTGLAAIGLGVLAVFGTGQPNIARWMVLGIAIALVGFRLAATGIVALVRRLPRARTATLRLALANIVRPGAPTASIVVALGVGLTVLVTTALVQGNIAQQVDSRIPAVAPSFFFIDIQSQQADAFEAAVRETPGFVDMERVPNLRTRLVRINGTSLDAADLPAEMGWVKRAELGATYAADPPPRAQIVDGAWWPRDYAGPPRVSVESDIVRGLGLKIGDTLTFNILGRDITAEIASTREIDWSDFGINYIVIFAPGTLEAAPQTHLATAAFEPAQEDAAYARVTAAFPNVSTVRVRDVIETASALLGRIATAANGTAAITIVAGILVLVGAVAAGHRRRVYDAVILKVLGATRRDVLKAYVVEFLILGAITATVATLLGTLAAWLVITQVMQADWLFLPGATGGTALAGIAIVTALGYAGTWFALSQRPAPVLRTE
- a CDS encoding ATP-binding cassette domain-containing protein yields the protein MNADPATPDLPRKDLVRLRNVTLTLSSAAGPVEILRGVDFTLHAGEAVGIVGPSGSGKSSMMSIIAGLEKPTGGEVTVAGHDFTALDEDGLALVRREHVGIVFQSFHLIPTMTALENVAMPLELAGARDAFARAKDALDAVGLGSRTEHYPAQLSGGEQQRVALARAFVGEPDLILADEPTGNLDGETGRAIIDSLFAIRAGRNTALLLITHEERLASRCDRVLRMADGLLMPQPAALAAQ
- a CDS encoding arylesterase; this encodes MSIEYRSIRRLFNRLGAVLAVTLVLVLGGGLAAKAGQTVITVLGDSLVAGFGLSSDQAFPARLEAALRAEGADVRVINAGVSGDTSAGGLARLDWLLGDNPDIVVVELGSNDSLRGLEPAATFANLDGIVTRLRDRNITVMIAGMMAPRNLGREYVAEFDAIYPRLAEKHDVMLYPFFLDGVALNPSLNQNDLIHPNEEGVEIIVRRILPAVRDLIGRHRATSN